One window of the Triticum dicoccoides isolate Atlit2015 ecotype Zavitan chromosome 3B, WEW_v2.0, whole genome shotgun sequence genome contains the following:
- the LOC119282675 gene encoding transcription initiation factor IIA subunit 2-like — translation MATEAFEMYRQSEIGYALTETLDEMVSSGVLSPDLAITVLLQFDKSMGHALDKHVKSRAFFKRGNLRTYRNCDDVWTLILRDVTFKNEDIETVLHKVKIVACDSAALKKPLEPITCHQCQP, via the exons ATGGCGACGGAGGCGTTCGAGATGTACCGGCAGTCGGAGATCGGCTACGCCCTCACCGAGACGCTGGACGAGATGGTGAGCAGCGGCGTGCTCAGCCCCGACCTCGCCATCACCGTCCTCCTGCAGTTCGACAAG TCCATGGGACACGCGCTGGATAAGCATGTCAAGAGCAGGGCCTTCTTCAAG CGCGGCAATCTGCGCACATACAGGAACTGCGATGACGTCTGGACATTAATCTTGAGAGACGTGACGTTCAAGAACGAGGATATCGAAACAGTCCTCCACAAAGTGAAGATCGTCGCCTGCGATTCTGCTGCGCTTAAGAAGCCTCTCGAACCTATTACTTGCCATCAGTGCCAACCATAG